The following coding sequences lie in one Xyrauchen texanus isolate HMW12.3.18 chromosome 25, RBS_HiC_50CHRs, whole genome shotgun sequence genomic window:
- the LOC127619285 gene encoding amphoterin-induced protein 3-like, with product MTSSSCMVLISLLVRFSWASCPHNCLCTSDILNCGSLGLDRFPSPISFMTSVLDLSHNRLTWLATGTFYGLPRLHTLYMSHNHISLLSPGAFHNISSLRYLDLSSNKLQVVGKYHFQDLLALEVLLLYNNHLTHVESNTLIGLSNLRKVYLSLNQITNFPFFTIRKHSHPNMVMLDLSSNCLFRLPMDDIVLLPVEVQRGLFLHNNSLECDCSVYRLFWHWEQKGYASVKDYKEDYKCLMYGEPQISIHFLRTSHLFENCTIGKLISLISPKADKIVYEGEQVRLDCTGTLNREDLSYSWIIPHEENISQLIQNGTLHLNQDGSLDIIAAQSTDSGVYMCNAVDNSKMINESREVNLTVVSQRFMKEPFNTGYTTLLGCIVTLVLILMYLYLTPCRCNCCKPPPPSPAISTFGEDRCTLASIFAAPSPGNRLRGKSQSDRHVVFLEPLMEDKNGQTKAAFVVEHPIIQWDTENVTIFKDRNDSE from the coding sequence ATGACCTCTTCATCTTGCATGGTTTTGATCTCACTCTTGGTTCGGTTCTCATGGGCCAGCTGTCCTCATAACTGCCTGTGCACCTCTGACATCCTAAATTGTGGCTCGCTGGGTCTGGACCGATTTCCCTCACCAATATCTTTCATGACTTCTGTCCTGGATCTTAGTCATAACAGACTAACCTGGCTGGCAACAGGCACCTTCTATGGGCTCCCAAGGCTGCACACTTTGTATATGTCCCATAACCACATCTCCTTGCTCAGCCCAGGAGCTTTCCACAACATAAGCAGTCTACGGTACCTGGACCTCTCTTCCAACAAATTGCAGGTGGTGGGGAAGTACCACTTCCAGGACCTGTTGGCGTTGGAAGTCTTGTTGCTTTACAACAACCACCTTACCCATGTGGAAAGCAACACCTTAATAGGGCTCAGCAATCTCAGAAAGGTTTACCTCAGTCTCAACCAGATCACCAACTTCCCTTTCTTCACAATACGCAAGCACAGCCATCCCAACATGGTGATGCTGGACCTCTCCTCCAACTGCCTGTTTCGACTGCCTATGGATGACATTGTGTTGTTGCCTGTGGAAGTGCAAAGAGGCCTATTCCTGCACAACAACAGCCTGGAGTGTGATTGCTCTGTGTATCGCTTGTTCTGGCATTGGGAGCAGAAGGGATATGCAAGTGTGAAAGACTACAAGGAGGACTATAAGTGTCTGATGTACGGTGAGCCTCAAATATCAATTCATTTTCTGCGCACCTCTCACTTATTTGAGAACTGTACAATAGGGAAGTTGATATCCCTCATCTCCCCAAAGGCTGATAAAATTGTTTACGAGGGAGAACAAGTGAGACTGGACTGCACCGGAACCCTGAATAGGGAAGATCTGTCCTACAGTTGGATCATCCCTCATGAAGAGAACATCTCTCAGCTGATTCAGAATGGAACCCTACATCTTAATCAAGACGGTAGCCTTGATATTATTGCAGCCCAGTCCACAGATTCAGGGGTCTACATGTGCAATGCCGTGGATAACTCCAAGATGATCAATGAATCACGAGAAGTAAATCTAACTGTGGTATCTCAGCGCTTCATGAAGGAGCCATTCAACACAGGCTACACCACCCTGTTGGGCTGCATTGTAACCCTTGTGCTGATACTCATGTATCTGTATTTAACCCCATGTCGCTGTAATTGCTGTAAACCCCCTCCTCCCTCTCCAGCCATCTCAACTTTCGGGGAAGACAGATGCACACTGGCCTCTATTTTTGCAGCTCCGTCACCTGGAAATCGACTGAGAGGCAAGTCTCAGTCTGACAGGCATGTAGTGTTTCTTGAGCCACTCATGGAGGATAAAAACGGTCAAACGAAAGCAGCATTTGTTGTTGAACATCCCATAATTCAATGGGACACAGAAAATGTGACCATTTTCAAAGATAGAAATGATTCAGAGTAG